The DNA sequence AGGGCGCAGTCGTCGTGCCCCAGGACTCGTGCCGCCTCGGCTGTCCACCGGGCGGCGTCGTCGGTGCGGTTCTCCGCCAGGGCCAGGATGGCGAGCATGTCGCACGCGATCGCGTGCTGCGGTCTGCAGCGCCACTTGGCGGCAAACTTCCGTGCGGCCGTGGCGTGTTCGATGGCGCGGGGGATGTCGTCGGCGTCCAGGGCGATGTTGGTGAGGTAGAGCTCCACGCGGACCCGGCTGAGCCGGAACATGAATCCCCCGCCGACCTCCAAAGCCTGTGTCAGGGTGCGGTGGGCGTCGTCGTTCCGGCCCAACGTGAGCTGGATCCTGCCGAGTTTCTCCAGCGCCTCGGACCACGTGGAGCGGTTCGTGCCCTGCTCGTGGTGGCGGACCGCGGTGACGGCCTCCTGTTCGGCGGTGGGCAGGTCGCCCTGCGCCACCGCGATGTCGCTGCGCAGCATGGCCACGTTCGCGGCAATCAGCGGCAGCCGCTCCGTCGCCGGATGCGCGGCGACGGAGTCGATCAGTTCCACGGCGGCGGCAAGATCTCCGGCCTCGCCCAGTTCCATCGCCCGCTGCAGCCGATCGGTCAACGGCTTCAGGTGCACGGCCTCGCGGCGGACCTCTTTGACGCCGACCATCGGCCCTTGCCGGCCGTGCCTCACCGCGAACACGACGACGACCACGACCAGGAACACGACCGGCGGATACCACGAACCACCCATGACGGCGCGGGAGACGAGGTACGAGAACACCGCTGCCCCGACACATCCCTTCCACGAGACGCGAGTCGGCACCTTCTCGGCGGATTTCTCTTGTCCCCTGCCAACTTGCGTCACGACGCCCCCCGGCCTCCACCCCCACGGCCCGCCCCACGGCCTGCCTGTGCGAGGACGCTGAGCTTACGGACAGAGAGCGACGAGAGTGACGGAATCAGTAAATGTGACCAACTGGCTGCATTCGAACACGGCCCTTAGTTGTAATGCGGCCTCAGATGGAGCGAGTTGATGGGCGACAGGTCCCGGTACTCGCCGTGTCCCGCCGCGATCGAGGACGTGCAGTCGTTCGCGTTGTAGCTGAGGCACAGCTCGACAACCGCGCCGTCGTACTGGTTGTTCAATACCCAGTGGTTTCCGTACTGGTCGCTCAGGTTGTGCGCGCCATAGGTCCAGTAGATGTGGCTCGGCGACGCGGCCGGGTTCTGGTTCTGCGGGTAGACACAGACCGCGCCGTACGGGCAACCGGCCCAGTCGGAGGCCGGCGCGGCCTGAGCGGTACCCGTGGTGAGCAGGGCCGCGGTGACGGTCGCGAAGGCCAGCGCGGCGGCGCGCCTCAGCATGTTGCGCATGTGGGTTTCTGCCTCTCCTGTTGAGCGTTGGGCGTATGCCCGATCGCTGGAACCGTAGGGAGGGGGCAGCCGGGTCGCATCCTGACAGATGACAGGGACCGGAGGGTCGGTGGAGTCCCTACGTTCGCGGGAGACCACCGAGCCCAGGGGGAGTCCTGTGATCAACAGAGTTCGCAGAATCCGGGGTCGCCGGGTGCGACTCTTCATGGCCGCACTCGTGACCGTGATGAGTCTCGGCCTGCCGGCCGTCTCGGCCACTCCGGCGGCCGCCGCCCCGGGGTGCGCGCCGCTCCAGTCCGGTGCGAGCGCGGCAGCGCAGGCGGCCGTCGAGGTCGCGTGCCGGTACGTCGGTCAGCAGTACGCCTGGGGTGGCGGCCACGCACAGGGCGTGCCCGGCCCGAGTCAGGGCCAGGTCGACCCCACGGACACCGACTCGTACGCGGACCCGACACTGTGGAGCTTCGACTGCATCGGACTGGTGCGCTGGGCCTGGTACAAGGCGACCGGCCGCGACCTCATCACCGAGCGCACGACGCAGGCGACCTTCGCGGCACCGGGGTACGCGCACACCAAGTTCCTGAAGTCGCAGGGGTCGGGCGTTCTGCTGCCCGGCGACATCATGTACTTCGGCCGTGAGGGCTTCGGCCCGACGCACGTCGCGCTCTACCTCGGCAACGGCAAGATGGTCGAGGCACCGCAGTCGGGCATGAAGATCCAGGTCAACGACATCAGTGCCCGCTGGGATCGCTACCAGGGCGCGTTCCGCCCGCACGCCGACGTCACGCCGATGGTCTGGTCCTGGGACGGCCGCGGCTCCTTCCACAAGACCTGGGGCCGGCCCAACCTGCGGCAGAACTCGAACACGGGGAGCGGAATCAACTTCACCAACGGCAACGGCATCTCCGTGAAGGTGCGGGTGCTGTGCCAGCGGGTGGCCGAGCGGGCCACGGTCGACGGCATGGTGAACAACGTCTGGTCGTTCCTGCCGGACTACCACAGCTGGATCAGCAACCTCTTCGTGCAGGGTCCGGCCGTGCTCAAGGATGTGCCGTCCTGCGGTGACTACCCGGAGATCGGCGGCACCATGGCCGGCGCGGAGAACAACACGTCCTGCGGCGACGGTACGGAGCCCAACTCCGCGGGCGCCTGGACGGCCAAGTCGACCACCGTCTTCGGCCGCACCGTGGAGCTGCGCTACAGCAGCACCACCCAGTGCGCCTGGGGTCGCATCATCGGTGGCACGGTCGGCGACGAGATCTGGGTCGACCGCAGCGCCGACGGGGGCGAGACCTGGGACTCGATGCTCGGCTTCACCACCATCACCTCGGGCAACGACGCGTACACCACCCAGTGGAACGACGCCGGCCTCGTCATGCGAGCCTGCGGCACCAACGGCCCGGAGGGCGGCATCGAATGCACCGGCTGGTTCTGACCCGGAAAAGGATTTGAGCGAAGAGGCGCCCCGCCGCTAATTTCGTGCCGGACCGTGAAGTCGTCGTAAGGAGGTGAGACCCGTGAACACAGTTACCCATGGGTGCTCCCTCAACCCGTCACGGTCCGGCGGCTGACGTTCGGTGTCGCCAGGAGCGCCTGAGATCGAGGCATTCCTGGAGGGATACTCCGATGAACACAAAGCCTTTCACATCTGGCCCGAACGAGACCGCGGTGGTGATCACGCGCGTAGCGGAACGGCAATGGCATGCACTGGATGACGACCTGGTGGTCGGTCGCGGGCATGCGGTGCACCGGCCCGACGGGCGCTTGTTCGTCAGCATCGACGCGTGGCACCACGCCACCTTCGACCGGCTCGCCGAAGCGATGCTGGCGGAACTGCCCGCCCCGCTGTACACGGTGGTCGACGAAGCCGACGCCGAGCTGACAGCCGGCTGGCGGCGGGCCGGGTTCACGATCCGGCGCCGCGAGTGGGAGTACGTCGTGCCGACCGACCCGCGGGACACCGGGCTGGAAGCAGTCCTGCCGCCTTCGGGCCTGACGATCGTGCCCGCCGGTCAGGCCGACGAGAGTCTGCTGCGGGCGGTGGACCGCGCGATCCGTGACGAAGTCGAGGCGACCGTCGGGTGGCAGTCGATGCCTGCGGAGGTGATTCCCCGCCCCGTAGGTGACACCATCGTCGACCCGTCGACATACGCGGTGGCCGCGGCGCCGCACCGCTACCTGGGTCTGATCCGGGTGGTGACGGCGAACCGGCCGCGCATCGGGCTGGTCGCGGTCCGGGCCGGCGAACAGCGCCGTGGCATCGCGCGGGGGCTGCTGGCCCACGCGCTGGGGACGCTGCACCGGTCCGGGTACGCCGAGGCCTGGACCGAAGTCCACGAGTCCAACCAAGCAGCCTCGGCGCTGTTCGAGGGCATCGGCGCCCGCCCGATGAGCAGCAACCTGGAGCTGGTGCGATGACGAAGAACAAGAACGTCATCGAAGTCGAGGGCAAGGTCGTCGAGTGCCTGCGCAGCGCCATGTTCACCGTGGAGCTCGACAACGGCCACCAGGTGCTCGCGCACATCAGCGGGAAGATCCGCAAGAACTACATCAAGATCGTGCTGGAGGACCGGGTGCTGGTGGAACTGCCGCCGTACGACCTGACGCGCGGCCGGATCGTGTTCCGGTACCGGAACTAGCGGCGGTCGGCGCCTTCAGCGGTAGCTGATTTCGAGGCCCCGGTCACAGCGTGTCCGTGACCGGGGCCCCGATGATGGCTGTGCCTCGTGGCTCATGCCGCGCGGGACTCGCTGCCGGCGCAGCGGTCGCGCCGTGTCGGCGTCACTGCGGGCCGGGCGAGGCCAGGTTGTCCACCAGCATCGCCAGAGCGGACTTCGGGACGGTTCCGTCCGTGTCGCTGTTGGTCTGCCTCCAGGTTGGGCTCGAGTCCGTGAAACTTGAGCCCTTGGTGTCGTTGACCCCCTGGAAGATGCCGAAGTCGATGGGCCCGTCGTCGGCCGAGGCGGGGAGGGCGGCTGTGAGGAGAGCTGCTCCTGCGAGCACGGCGGCAGTGATGATCTTCATGCCCGACTCAACGATGAGGCCGGCGTCAGGATCTTCTGTCCCGCCCTTTTGGCGGAGCGTTCGGGCACGGGGTCCGCCGGCGCATCCGCATCCGCATCCGCATCCTCAGGAGTGCCGCGGCATGCGCTCGATCGCCACCATGGCGGCATCGTCTCCCAGATGTCCGCCGACGTGCCGCATCAGGTCCCCGCACAGGTGGGCCAGGAGAGCGTCGGGACTTGTGTCGGCCTTGCCGTCCACCCGTTCCGTGAGCGGGTAGAAGGCGCCCTCGCGGTTGCGGGCTTCGATGACGCCGTCCGTGTAGAGCAGGACGATGTCGCCGTGCTCGAAAGCGAACTGTTCTTCGGACAGCTCGGTTTCCACGAAATCGGTGAGACCCAGGGGCGGTGCCGGGTCACGCACTTCGAGGGGACTGACGTGCCCGCCCCGCAGCAGCAGAGGCGGTGGGTGGCCGCAGTTGATCAGGCGAAGGACCGGCTCGTCGTCCGGGATGTCCAGCGCGGCGGCAGTGATGAACGCCTCGCCGAGATCCTCGGTCGCGGCGTCCAGCGCAGCCGGGTCGTCCAGGTCCGAAGAGACGGTTCCCTCAAGAAAGGCCATGAGTGCCGGAAGATCGGCCTGCCTGTGGGCCGCGCCCCGGAAAGCGCCGAGCAGGAGGGCGGCATCCCCGACGGCTTCCAGCCCCTTGCCCCTGACATCACCGATGACGATCCGGGTCCCGTGCGCCGTACGAGCGGCGGCATACAGATCGCCGCCGATCTGCGCCTCGGATTCGGCGGCCAGGTAGACCGACGCGATCCGCAACGAGCCGACACGCTGGGGAAGCGGCTTGAGTACCAGCTCTTGCGCAGCCGTCGCAACCGACCGCAGCTGACTGACTTCCTTTTCATGGCGCTCGCGCCGGGCGGCGAAGGAGGTCGCGAACGCCGACATCAGGATCAGAATGATCAGCTGAGAGGAGTGGTTCAGATCGGTGAGGGTCGTGCGCACCACCGCCACCACGGCCTGGGCCGCTACGGCGATCGCGCCGACGCATGCGGTCGTACGAGGACCGGCGAACGACGCCGTGACGGCGGGCGCGGCCACCAGGAACGGCCCCAGGTGGACGCTGGGTGGAGCCAGGATGTCGACCACCGTGACGATCACAATCATCATGATCGGCATCGCCAGCAGCAACTGAGGTGGCTCCTGTGACCAACGATGATCTTTGAGGCGTCGCGGAACCATACATTCTGGATACACCCCGCCGCGCCTCGGCGCCCGCAACGACGCCGCCACAGCCCTGATCGCCGCCCCGGGCGCCCACTGTCGAGGACATGCCAGCGGCGGGGGACGGCCGTGCGCGGCAGGGGGGAACGACATGTTGCCGAGAACGAGAACCGCGACCACGTCAGCCGCGCGAGGTGGTTTCCCTGACCCAGGGCAGCGCGAACCGTTCCAACACCACCAGAGCGAAGTAGAGCAGGATGCTCATCAGCCCGATCAGGATGATCGCTGCCCAGGCGGTGGCGGTGTCGCCGACCCCGCCTGCCTGCACGATCAGAAAGCCCAGCCCGCTCTCACCGGCCTGGAACTCGCCGATGACCGCGCCGATGGCGGCGAGCGGCATGGCCACCTTCAGCCCGACGAAGATCTGCGGCAGTGCGGCGGGCAGCCGTACCTTCCGGAACGCCTGCCAGCGGGAGGCGTCCAGTGAGCGCGCCAACTCGGCCAGGTCCGCGGGGGTGGACGTGAGGCCGGTCGCGGTGGACAGCACGATCGGGAAGAAGCAGAGCAGGAAGACCATGGTCAGGACCGGCTTCTGCCCCCAGCCGAGCGCGCCCACCAGCAGCGGCCCGAGCGCGATCTTCGGAACCGCGTTGACGGCGACCAGCAGCGGCGTGAACATGCGCTCCAGTACCCGCGAGCCCGCCAGTGACAGTCCGATCAGAACTCCGCAGGCGCTGGAGAGAACGAACCCGACGACGGTCTCCACCGTGGTGTCGCCGGTGTGTTCCAGGAACCGGCCCGGGGCTGCGGTGAACGCCGAGAGCACGGCACCCGGCGGAGGCAGCACTGCCGGGTGGATCACCTCCAGGGCCGACGTGAGCAGCCACCACACGCCGAGCGCGACCAGCAGTCCGGCCAACGGCAGTAGTACGGCGCCGATGCCGGTTCCGCGCTGCGGTCCCGGTCCCACTCGCGGCGCCGGCTCCGGGCCCGGCGCCGGGGCGGGCGACGGCTTCGAGAGGTCGGTCATCCCACCCTTCTCCCCGTCATTCTCCCCGTCCTGCTCCCCGCGCGGCGCGATCAGCCCTTCGGTACGAGGTCGAAGTCGATGATCTGATCAGGGGTCAGCCCCTTCGGCAGCGCGCCCGCGTCCTCCAGGATCGCGATGCTCCTCGCGACCCGCGCGGAGTTCAGCGTCCCGATCGCCGTGCCGGCACCGTCCGGCTTGACGTACTCGGCCATCAACTCCAACTCGGCGGCCGCGGCGGCCGGGTTCGTGGCGTCCACGTTCCGCTTCAGGATCTCGGAGGCCTCCTTCGTGTGGGCGAGGCTGTACTCCAAACCCTTGAGCAGCGCATTGCTGAACCGCTTCACCATCTCCGGGTCCTGCTCGGCGATCTTCGTGGACGTGATCAGCACGTTCCCGTAGAGATCGGGCATCACGTCGCTGTACGGCAGCAGGACGGCCTTCTTCTTCGTCACCGTCTCGATGGTCGGCCTACCCACCACGAACTGGCCGATGCCGTCCACCGAACCGCCGGCGAGCGTACCCATCAGTGTCTGTGCCTCGCCATTGACCCAGGTCACCTTGTCGGCGTCCACTCCGGCCAGTCGGGCGTACGTCGGGAAGAGGTTGCGTACGACGGAGCCGGGCGTGTCGGCGAGCCGCTTGCCCTCGAGGTCCTTCGGTGCGGCGATGCCGTTGCCCTCGGTGGTGGCGATGGCGGCCATGGTGTGCTGCTGGATGGCGGCCACCGCGACGAAGTCCTTCGCCTGGCCGCTGCCCATGTGCAGCAGACCGCCCGTGAGGTCGATGGGGCCGAACTGCGCCTGCCCGCCCACCACGGCCGGGATGATGCCGCCGGTGCCCTGGCCGGGCTTGATGTCCACGTCGAAGCCCGCCTCTTCGAAGTACCCCTTGTCCTTTGCGACCCAGGCGTACGCGTCCCGGCCGAAGTTGCCGAACGACGTCAGATAGGTGACCTTCTTGAGTGCCTTGTCGCCGTCACCGTTGCCTGCGTCGGAATCCGAGCCGCCACACCCCGAGACCAGTGCCAGCGCTGTGGCCAGGGCCGTCGCCGCGACCGTACGGGCGAACCTGTTCATGCGCACAGTGTTGTCCTTTCCGACCGCCGACTGTGGCGAGGGCATGACACTCGATGCGGACAACAGCCTACGAGGGCCCGGCAGTTGTGGGCCAGGTGTGCGGCAGTGGGGATACGGAGACAGGACGACAGGTACCGCTGAGCGGCCCGCCCCGGGTAGCCTGACCGGGCGTCACAAACCGGCCGCCGCGACGATCGCCAGTGGATGGGGAGACCGCCGGATGATCAGACTCACCGGTGTGTCCCGGAGCTTCACCAGCCGGTCCGGTTCGACGGTGGCGCTCCAGGACATCGGCCTGCACATCGCCGAGGGCGAGTTCGTGGCGGTGGTGGGCCGGTCCGGGTGCGGCAAGTCCACACTGCTCAGGCTGATCGCAGGGCTGCTGCCGGTCACCGAGGGCGAGATCACGATCGGCGGCGAACAGGTCGAGGGAGCCAGGCGGGATGTCGCCATGCTGTTCCAGCGGCCGGCCCTGCTGCCCTGGCGTTCCGTCCTCGACAACGTCCTGCTGCCCGTGGAGATCTTCGGCTGGCGCAAGTCCGAGCACCGCGACCGGGCGTACCGGCTGCTGGAGACGGCCGGACTGAGCGGCTTCGAGAAGCACCGGCCGCACGAGCTGTCCGGCGGTATGCAGCAGCGCGTCGCACTGTGCCGGTCGCTGATGGGCGAGCCCCGGGTACTGCTCATGGACGAGCCGTTCTCCGCACTCGACGCGCTAACCCGCGCGGACCTCGCGGTGGAGCTGCAACGCATCCACATCGAGAACGCATCCACCGTCGTCTTCGTCACCCACTCGATAGACGAGGCCGTGCTGCTCGCCGACCGCGTGGTCGTGCTCAGCCCGCGCCCGGGCCGGATCCGCAGGACCGTCGACATCGCCATTCCCCGGCCGAGGACACTGGGCCGGACGGCGCACCTGGACGAAGTGGCCCGCTGCACCGCCGATCTGCACGAGCTGCTGATGGAACGGGACATATCCACATCGCTCGAAACGGAGGGGCGATGACCGCGCGGATCTGCGTCTTCACCGAGCCGCACCGCGGCGCCGACTACGA is a window from the Streptomyces sp. NBC_00299 genome containing:
- a CDS encoding NlpC/P60 family protein; protein product: MAALVTVMSLGLPAVSATPAAAAPGCAPLQSGASAAAQAAVEVACRYVGQQYAWGGGHAQGVPGPSQGQVDPTDTDSYADPTLWSFDCIGLVRWAWYKATGRDLITERTTQATFAAPGYAHTKFLKSQGSGVLLPGDIMYFGREGFGPTHVALYLGNGKMVEAPQSGMKIQVNDISARWDRYQGAFRPHADVTPMVWSWDGRGSFHKTWGRPNLRQNSNTGSGINFTNGNGISVKVRVLCQRVAERATVDGMVNNVWSFLPDYHSWISNLFVQGPAVLKDVPSCGDYPEIGGTMAGAENNTSCGDGTEPNSAGAWTAKSTTVFGRTVELRYSSTTQCAWGRIIGGTVGDEIWVDRSADGGETWDSMLGFTTITSGNDAYTTQWNDAGLVMRACGTNGPEGGIECTGWF
- a CDS encoding GNAT family N-acetyltransferase, giving the protein MNTKPFTSGPNETAVVITRVAERQWHALDDDLVVGRGHAVHRPDGRLFVSIDAWHHATFDRLAEAMLAELPAPLYTVVDEADAELTAGWRRAGFTIRRREWEYVVPTDPRDTGLEAVLPPSGLTIVPAGQADESLLRAVDRAIRDEVEATVGWQSMPAEVIPRPVGDTIVDPSTYAVAAAPHRYLGLIRVVTANRPRIGLVAVRAGEQRRGIARGLLAHALGTLHRSGYAEAWTEVHESNQAASALFEGIGARPMSSNLELVR
- the infA gene encoding translation initiation factor IF-1; protein product: MTKNKNVIEVEGKVVECLRSAMFTVELDNGHQVLAHISGKIRKNYIKIVLEDRVLVELPPYDLTRGRIVFRYRN
- a CDS encoding PP2C family protein-serine/threonine phosphatase, which encodes MVPRRLKDHRWSQEPPQLLLAMPIMMIVIVTVVDILAPPSVHLGPFLVAAPAVTASFAGPRTTACVGAIAVAAQAVVAVVRTTLTDLNHSSQLIILILMSAFATSFAARRERHEKEVSQLRSVATAAQELVLKPLPQRVGSLRIASVYLAAESEAQIGGDLYAAARTAHGTRIVIGDVRGKGLEAVGDAALLLGAFRGAAHRQADLPALMAFLEGTVSSDLDDPAALDAATEDLGEAFITAAALDIPDDEPVLRLINCGHPPPLLLRGGHVSPLEVRDPAPPLGLTDFVETELSEEQFAFEHGDIVLLYTDGVIEARNREGAFYPLTERVDGKADTSPDALLAHLCGDLMRHVGGHLGDDAAMVAIERMPRHS
- a CDS encoding ABC transporter permease; translated protein: MTDLSKPSPAPAPGPEPAPRVGPGPQRGTGIGAVLLPLAGLLVALGVWWLLTSALEVIHPAVLPPPGAVLSAFTAAPGRFLEHTGDTTVETVVGFVLSSACGVLIGLSLAGSRVLERMFTPLLVAVNAVPKIALGPLLVGALGWGQKPVLTMVFLLCFFPIVLSTATGLTSTPADLAELARSLDASRWQAFRKVRLPAALPQIFVGLKVAMPLAAIGAVIGEFQAGESGLGFLIVQAGGVGDTATAWAAIILIGLMSILLYFALVVLERFALPWVRETTSRG
- a CDS encoding ABC transporter substrate-binding protein, giving the protein MNRFARTVAATALATALALVSGCGGSDSDAGNGDGDKALKKVTYLTSFGNFGRDAYAWVAKDKGYFEEAGFDVDIKPGQGTGGIIPAVVGGQAQFGPIDLTGGLLHMGSGQAKDFVAVAAIQQHTMAAIATTEGNGIAAPKDLEGKRLADTPGSVVRNLFPTYARLAGVDADKVTWVNGEAQTLMGTLAGGSVDGIGQFVVGRPTIETVTKKKAVLLPYSDVMPDLYGNVLITSTKIAEQDPEMVKRFSNALLKGLEYSLAHTKEASEILKRNVDATNPAAAAAELELMAEYVKPDGAGTAIGTLNSARVARSIAILEDAGALPKGLTPDQIIDFDLVPKG
- a CDS encoding ABC transporter ATP-binding protein — encoded protein: MIRLTGVSRSFTSRSGSTVALQDIGLHIAEGEFVAVVGRSGCGKSTLLRLIAGLLPVTEGEITIGGEQVEGARRDVAMLFQRPALLPWRSVLDNVLLPVEIFGWRKSEHRDRAYRLLETAGLSGFEKHRPHELSGGMQQRVALCRSLMGEPRVLLMDEPFSALDALTRADLAVELQRIHIENASTVVFVTHSIDEAVLLADRVVVLSPRPGRIRRTVDIAIPRPRTLGRTAHLDEVARCTADLHELLMERDISTSLETEGR